The Prunus persica cultivar Lovell chromosome G7, Prunus_persica_NCBIv2, whole genome shotgun sequence genome has a segment encoding these proteins:
- the LOC18770438 gene encoding F-box protein SKIP23 isoform X2, whose protein sequence is MLCKTTHQSQQRKHKAAMDGSSIRVDWTNLPPQLYQLIAQNLKTHIEVRRFRSVCSSWRSSIPPFCASISPNFPFPHGPTGFLSQITVYLTRPDPDPNLNPNPNPSSSSSSPSSMGWLLKLEECADKIRLLNPITNWRVSSVKDDVARNPTDLNLVDLNMVELGKAYALRYTKGSGSIFGINKVIVAPNFKDCSIFMIYNEGKLGFAQIGNEELTLINDQISDYDDLIVYKGQPCVVNKWGQIFRINSSLELVPFSPPIGFGCRKNLIECCGELYVVDRYLGANQQQQTSPKIHSWRGAKGIAFTSQIQMTLVSR, encoded by the exons ATGCTCTGCAAAACTACTCATCAAAGTCAACAGAGGAAGCACAAGGCCGCCATGGATGGCAGCAGCATCAGAGTCGACTGGACCAACCTTCCACCCCAACTCTACCAACTCATCGCCCAAAACCTCAAAACCCACATCGAAGTCCGACGATTCCGCAGCGTCTGCAGCTCCTGGCGTTCTTCCATTCCTCCTTTCTGCGCCTCCATATCTCCCAATTTCCCTTTCCCTCACGGGCCCACTGGCTTCCTCTCCCAAATCACCGTCTACCTCACCCGGCCCGACCCGGATCCGAATCTGAATCCGAATCCGAATCCTTCCTCGTCGTCCTCATCGCCTTCATCCATGGGCTGGTTGCTGAAGCTCGAAGAGTGCGCGGACAAGATTCGCCTTCTGAATCCGATAACCAACTGGCGGGTCAGCTCTGTCAAGGACGACGTTGCAAGAAATCCAACGGATTTGAACCTGGTGGACCTTAACATGGTGGAGCTGGGCAAAGCATATGCGCTGAGATACACAAAGGGGTCTGGTTCCATTTTTGGTATAAACAAGGTGATTGTAGCCCCTAACTTTAAAGACTGCTCAATTTTCATGATCTACAATGAAGGAAAATTGGGTTTTGCCCAAATTGGAAATGAGGAGCTCACACTCATTAATGACCAAATTTCTGATTACGATGATTTAATTGTGTACAAGGGTCAGCCTTGTGTTGTTAACAAATGGGGTCAAATTTTTAGGATCAATTCGTCTCTGGAATTGGTGCCTTTTTCGCCTCCTATTGGTTTTGGTTGCAGAAAGAATTTGATTGAGTGTTGTGGAGAGCTTTATGTGGTGGATAGGTACCTTGGTGCGAATCAGCAACAACAAACATCACCAAAAATTCAT AGTTGGAGGGGTGCAAAGGGAATTGCATTTACTTCACAGATTCAAATGACATTGGTTTCGCGTTGA
- the LOC18769592 gene encoding putative F-box protein At1g65770: MLCKTTHQSQQKKKHKADMDGSSSRVDWTNHPPQLYPLIADHLKTHIEVLRFRSVCSSWRSSIPPFLATISPNFPFPHGPTGFLSQITVYLTRPDQNPNPSSSSSSSSSPSSKGWLLKLEECADKIRLLNPITNWRVSSVKDNVARNPTDLNLVDLNMVELGKAYALRYAKGSGSIFGINKVIVATNFIDRSIFMIYDEGKLGFAQIGNEKLRLINDQISDYDDLIVYKGQPFVINKWGQIFRINSSLELVPFSPPIGFGCRKNLIECCGELYVVDRYLDQQDKKSQVPLHNASYNFFLRHPPLRRRRRICDADRPKAVDFKVYKLGDEELGGRWVEVKSLGDQAFFLSVDCCFSVLATELEGCKGNCIYFTDSNDIGFALKELLRSDGSVFSLEDRSINWLSSSPVYSQMFWPLPA; the protein is encoded by the coding sequence ATGCTCTGCAAAACTACTCATCAAAGtcaacagaagaagaagcacaaggCCGACATGGatggcagcagcagcagagtCGACTGGACCAACCATCCACCCCAACTCTACCCACTCATCGCCGACCACCTCAAAACCCACATCGAAGTCCTCCGATTCCGCAGCGTCTGCAGCTCCTGGCGTTCTTCCATTCCTCCGTTCCTCGCTACCATATCTCCCAATTTCCCTTTCCCCCACGGGCCCACTGGCTTCCTCTCACAAATCACCGTCTACCTCACCCGACCCGATCAGAATCCGAATCCTTCCTCGTCGTCCTCGTCGTCCTCGTCGCCTTCATCCAAGGGCTGGTTGCTGAAGCTCGAAGAGTGCGCGGACAAGATTCGCCTTCTGAATCCGATAACCAACTGGCGGGTCAGCTCTGTCAAGGACAACGTTGCAAGAAATCCAACGGATTTGAACCTGGTGGACCTTAACATGGTGGAGCTGGGCAAAGCATATGCGCTGAGATACGCAAAGGGTTCTGGTTCTATTTTTGGTATAAACAAGGTGATTGTAGCCACTAACTTTATAGACCGCTCTATTTTCATGATTTACGATGAAGGAAAATTGGGTTTTGCCCAAATTGGAAATGAGAAGCTCAGACTCATCAATGACCAAATTTCTGATTACGATGATTTGATTGTGTACAAGGGTCAGCCTTTTGTTATTAACAAATGGGGTCAAATTTTTAGGATCAATTCGTCTCTGGAGTTGGTTCCTTTTTCTCCTCCGATTGGTTTTGGTTGCAGAAAGAATTTAATTGAATGTTGCGGAGAGCTTTATGTGGTGGATAGGTACCTTGATCAGCAAGATAAAAAATCACAAGTACCTCTTCATAATGCTAGTTATAATTTTTTCCTTCGCCATCCTCCTCTTCGTCGTCGTCGAAGAATCTGCGACGCTGATCGGCCCAAGGCAGTTGATTTCAAGGTCTATAAGTTGGGTGATGAAGAGTTGGGGGGCAGATGGGTTGAAGTGAAGAGCTTGGGGGATCAAGCTTTCTTCTTGAGTGTTGATTGCTGTTTCTCTGTTTTGGCTACAGAGTTGGAGGGTTGCAAAGGGAATTGCATTTACTTCACAGATTCAAATGACATTGGTTTCGCGTTGAAAGAGTTGCTCAGATCAGATGGGTCTGTTTTCAGCTTGGAAGATCGTAGCATTAATTGGCTTAGTTCTTCCCCTGTTTATTCTCAGATGTTTTGGCCACTCCCAGCTTAA
- the LOC18770438 gene encoding F-box protein SKIP23 isoform X1, which yields MLCKTTHQSQQRKHKAAMDGSSIRVDWTNLPPQLYQLIAQNLKTHIEVRRFRSVCSSWRSSIPPFCASISPNFPFPHGPTGFLSQITVYLTRPDPDPNLNPNPNPSSSSSSPSSMGWLLKLEECADKIRLLNPITNWRVSSVKDDVARNPTDLNLVDLNMVELGKAYALRYTKGSGSIFGINKVIVAPNFKDCSIFMIYNEGKLGFAQIGNEELTLINDQISDYDDLIVYKGQPCVVNKWGQIFRINSSLELVPFSPPIGFGCRKNLIECCGELYVVDRYLGANQQQQTSPKIHLQSWRGAKGIAFTSQIQMTLVSR from the exons ATGCTCTGCAAAACTACTCATCAAAGTCAACAGAGGAAGCACAAGGCCGCCATGGATGGCAGCAGCATCAGAGTCGACTGGACCAACCTTCCACCCCAACTCTACCAACTCATCGCCCAAAACCTCAAAACCCACATCGAAGTCCGACGATTCCGCAGCGTCTGCAGCTCCTGGCGTTCTTCCATTCCTCCTTTCTGCGCCTCCATATCTCCCAATTTCCCTTTCCCTCACGGGCCCACTGGCTTCCTCTCCCAAATCACCGTCTACCTCACCCGGCCCGACCCGGATCCGAATCTGAATCCGAATCCGAATCCTTCCTCGTCGTCCTCATCGCCTTCATCCATGGGCTGGTTGCTGAAGCTCGAAGAGTGCGCGGACAAGATTCGCCTTCTGAATCCGATAACCAACTGGCGGGTCAGCTCTGTCAAGGACGACGTTGCAAGAAATCCAACGGATTTGAACCTGGTGGACCTTAACATGGTGGAGCTGGGCAAAGCATATGCGCTGAGATACACAAAGGGGTCTGGTTCCATTTTTGGTATAAACAAGGTGATTGTAGCCCCTAACTTTAAAGACTGCTCAATTTTCATGATCTACAATGAAGGAAAATTGGGTTTTGCCCAAATTGGAAATGAGGAGCTCACACTCATTAATGACCAAATTTCTGATTACGATGATTTAATTGTGTACAAGGGTCAGCCTTGTGTTGTTAACAAATGGGGTCAAATTTTTAGGATCAATTCGTCTCTGGAATTGGTGCCTTTTTCGCCTCCTATTGGTTTTGGTTGCAGAAAGAATTTGATTGAGTGTTGTGGAGAGCTTTATGTGGTGGATAGGTACCTTGGTGCGAATCAGCAACAACAAACATCACCAAAAATTCAT CTGCAGAGTTGGAGGGGTGCAAAGGGAATTGCATTTACTTCACAGATTCAAATGACATTGGTTTCGCGTTGA